The proteins below come from a single Macrobrachium nipponense isolate FS-2020 chromosome 17, ASM1510439v2, whole genome shotgun sequence genomic window:
- the LOC135196000 gene encoding protein fem-1 homolog A-like, whose translation MRACNRGNPVLVRYLIEIGADVDKQRIDGITALHECAENGHLEAVKLLLDHYAYITPDIFGETPLLSASLKGHAHVVEYMISRRELISQEDRIKALELLGATFADNRRDVARAVMYWERAMNARRDNDIPVNTEADDPRFSQYFQEVTTPQQLEEISFSRDGIAIQSMLVRVRLLGYTHHAAYNDIRRKGDKFSAAGDVEQCVVLWMRTLEAHQKALESLDLRRLLFLTALTDLFTSMVLRDQEFHDNMYFEDILRLFGNCCKEVEITMAHEITSASRYAYFHYLDRVIPMAMHLILVLSKFEPSISSAQLLAVKRLVYRLVKLDPRDSAGRALLHLACAVGFIFRTGTPVVSTFPSLEVVNVLLETGADPCAMDHDRNTPLHALGMNEVCPREILDALLSAGGHLDAVNKEGLSFVNLRVFHGEKPHQLVNPVRHTSLQCLAAAAVRKHGIKYKDVVHPRLERFVDMH comes from the exons ATGCGGGCATGCAATAGAGGTAATCCAGTGTTGGTCAGATACCTCATTGAAATCGGGGCCGATGTGGACAAGCAGAGGATAGACGGGATAACTGCTTTGCATGAATGCGCCGAAAATGGTCACCTCGAAGCAGTTAAGTTGTTGCTGGATCATTATGCATACATCACTCCTGATATTTTCG GCGAAACACCTTTACTCAGTGCTAGCTTAAAAGGACATGCTCACGTCGTCGAGTACATGATTTCCAGAAGGGAGCTGATCTCCCAGGAAGACAGGATCAAGGCTTTGGAGCTTCTTGGTGCGACCTTTGCTGACAACAGGAGGGATGTGGCCAGAGCTGTCATGTACTGGGAAAGGGCCATGAATGCGAG GCGTGACAATGATATCCCAGTCAACACAGAGGCCGACGATCCTCGCTTCAGCCAGTATTTCCAGGAAGTGACGACGCCCCAGCAACTGGAAGAGATAAGTTTCAGCCGAGACGGAATTGCGATCCAGTCGATGCTGGTGAGGGTCAGGCTGCTGGGTTACACGCATCATGCCGCGTATAACGACATACGACGCAAAGGGGATAAGTTCTCTGCTGCTGGAGATGTCGAGCAATGCGTCGTCCTCTGGATGCGCACCCTGGAAGCTCACCAGAAGGCTCTGGAATCACTAGACCTCAGGAGGCTCCTCTTCCTCACGGCTCTGACCGATCTATTCACATCTATGGTCCTCAGGGATCAAGAATTCCACGATAATATGTATTTCGAGGATATCCTGCGCCTGTTCGGAAACTGCTGCAAGGAAGTAGAAATTACGATGGCGCATGAAATTACCTCCGCCAGCCGATATGCGTACTTCCATTACCTTGATCGTGTCATCCCcatggcaatgcatttgattttgGTCCTGTCAAAGTTTGAACCTTCTATTTCATCTGCCCAGCTGCTAGCAGTGAAAAGGTTAGTGTACAGGTTAGTCAAATTAGATCCCAGAGATTCCGCAGGCCGGGCTCTTCTGCATTTGGCCTGCGCTGTCGGTTTCATCTTCCGTACTGGTACGCCTGTGGTCTCGACCTTCCCCAGTCTAGAAGTTGTAAACGTCCTGCTGGAAACTGGAGCCGATCCTTGCGCGATGGATCATGACCGCAACACACCACTCCACGCCCTTGGCATGAATGAAGTGTGCCCCCGAGAGATACTGGATGCTTTGCTCTCAGCGGGCGGCCACTTGGACGCCGTGAATAAGGAAGGGCTAAGCTTCGTGAACTTGAGGGTCTTCCATGGGGAGAAGCCGCACCAGTTAGTGAACCCAGTCCGCCACACTTCCCTGCAATGTCTGGCCGCGGCTGCCGTTCGGAAACATGGCATCAAATACAAGGACGTGGTGCATCCTCGACTGGAGCGATTTGTCGATATGCATTGA